The genomic segment GGGAATCTTACTTGTATAAGTCGAACTACTGCAGGGCAATTACTTGATAAAACAGGTCTTGTCTGAGGATATTCCTTCAAATATTTACGGATCATCCAGCTATATTGCTCAGTTATCATTGATTCTTCCAGCACTTCATCAAAGCCTAAGTGATAAATGGCTTTTTTTGCTGTGGGATAACCTACTTTATCAGAAAATTGACCAGCAAATGCTGTGGATAGAATTGCAACTTTGTATTTCTTGTTTTTTGTGATTTCCATGGTATCTGACCAGGGGATTAAAGCTCCATATTTACAGGCAGTGATACATCTGCCGCAATCAATGCAGCGTGTATCATCAAGCTGCACCTTTCCTTCACGAATACGCAGTGCCTTTGTAGGGCATACGCGAACACACTTCATACACGCAACACACTTTTGTGTCTTTACCTGTAGGGCATGAAAATATTTTTTATCATTCTCCATATTCATTACCTGAAATTTATTAACTAAAAAAGACAATAATTTCTACCAGAGTGCGACCTCCGGCAACTGAATCGATATGTAAGACATCAACGTTTTTTTTGATATTTGGTAAACCCAGACCTGCACCAAATCCCATTTCTCTTACCTGATCATCTGCAGTACTGAAACCAGGGATCATCGATTGCTCGATATCTTCGATACCGGGTCCTTTATCATAGAACTTGATCAGTACATATTCAGGATAGATATTTCCAGTGATGTCTCCACCTTTGGCATGAGCAGTTTCATTGATCTCCGCTTCATATGAAGCTATTGCAATTCGTCTTAAGATAGCACTATCAACTCCCAAACGCTTTAAAGCCATCTTGATCTGTGATGAAGCATTGCCGGCATTAACGAAATCGCGCTCTCCCAGCGTAAAATCCAAGGTGATCACGGGTTCAGGCAGATCATCAAAATGCTGATGTGTCCTTTCTTCATACTCCTGTCGAATATACCAGTATTCTGCCATATTATATCTTACAGCTTCGCAGCCCGTTATTAAATAGAATACCGCTGGTTTTGAACATGGTAAACCTGGTTGAGATCAAGGGAAGTTCCCGGTCATCAGCCATTTGGATGATCTCTGGGGAGGGTCTTTTACCTCGTACAAATACAATACCGAAAAGCTCTATCATATCTGATAGTCGGATTATTTGCGGATTCGTTAATCCTGATAATAATAAGGTGGGCTCTTTGGAGCACATTAAAATATCACTGATAAGATCACTGGCAAAAGCGCAGGATATTTCAGTATCAAGGTCAGTGTTTTCGGTCAACACTTCGGCTTCTAAAGCCTTAACTATATCTCCTAATTTCATATTCTTTTCCTGTCATGGATTTTAACCAATTTAATAAATTCGGGCAATTAATTTGATTGGGTAATCTCAGGTCAAGCAAATTGTTCGCTAATTTATATTAAAGATTTCACAACTCGATTAAAATTACTGATAATCTCTTCTTCACCTTCAATTTTACGATTTTGCATCAAAATTCTGCCGTTACAGATCGTAGTATGAACGCAGTCACCGTGGGCAGAATATACAAGGTTTGAAATGAGATTATGATTTGGTATCAGGT from the Candidatus Stygibacter australis genome contains:
- a CDS encoding ATP-binding protein, yielding MAEYWYIRQEYEERTHQHFDDLPEPVITLDFTLGERDFVNAGNASSQIKMALKRLGVDSAILRRIAIASYEAEINETAHAKGGDITGNIYPEYVLIKFYDKGPGIEDIEQSMIPGFSTADDQVREMGFGAGLGLPNIKKNVDVLHIDSVAGGRTLVEIIVFFS
- a CDS encoding DRTGG domain-containing protein; translation: MKLGDIVKALEAEVLTENTDLDTEISCAFASDLISDILMCSKEPTLLLSGLTNPQIIRLSDMIELFGIVFVRGKRPSPEIIQMADDRELPLISTRFTMFKTSGILFNNGLRSCKI